TGACATCACATACGTGATCAACTACGACATGCCCGATGACATCGACACCTACATCCACCGCATCGGAAGGACTGGAAGGGCTGGAAAGGAGGGTACAGCGGTATCCTTCGTCACATCCGAGGAGCAGCACCTGGTAAAGGAGTTCGAGATGCGTACCGGAATGGACATCCAGAAGAGGGATGTTCCCGAGGCCGAGGAAGGCACCAAGGACACCATCAGGAAGGTCGTGGATTACGACCAGATTTCCGATGTGTTCGGAATGTGCAAGTTCGAGATAAACCTCGGAAAGAAGGACGGTTTCAAGAAGGTCAGCCTTGCAGACTTCATCATCCGCAACGCCAGGATCAGAGACGTCTCCATCGGAAAGATCGAGCTCGGTGACGAGTCGTCCATCGTCGAGGTCCACAAGGATTTCGGTAACAGGATGACTATGGACCTAACAAAGGCCAAGTACAAGTCCAAGAAGATCACCGTCCGCGTCATCCAGGACTGAATATCATTTACCGGTGCTCCGGCACCGGATTTTCCATGAATTCTGAAGAAGCCGTGAAGGCCATCGATACCATCCTCGACCATTTCGAACTGAAGGATTTCGAGGGAATCGGCTATGAGGGATCCACCCCTTACCAGATCCTCATATCGACCATATTGTCGCAGCAGACTACCGAGCGCAACAGCAGGCTGGCTTCACAGAAGCTGTTCGCTGTATGTCCCGGCCCTCAGGAGGTCTATGACGCATCTCCCGAGAGGATCGAAGAGCTGGTGTTCAGCTCCGGATACTACAGGCAGAAGACCAGATGCATAAAGGCTGTCACTAAGGCCATCGTCGAGGAATTCGATGGCGATGTTCCCGACAACGCTGAGGATCTGATGAGCCTTCCCGGTGTCGGCAAGAAGACCGCTGCATGCGTCATGAGATATGCTTACAACAAGCCTTCCGTAATCGTCGACACCCATATCAACCGTGTCTCCCAAAGGCTGGGGATCTCCGATTCGAAGAAACCGGAGGACACTCAGAAGGCCATCATGGAGACCGTCCCTCAAGATAGATGGGATGATCTGGACATCGCATTCATAGTGTTAGGAAGAACATGCTGCCGTCCGAAGAATCCTGACTGCGGCAACTGCCCGGTATCTGACCTGTGCGAGAACTGCTGACCTCAGAAATCGTCCAAGCTTATGAGATTCGGCCTCTTCTTCAAGAAGGAATCCTGATTCCCGTCCTGCACCTTGTCGCTCTCCTTTAGATGCCCTAAGAGCAACGGCGAATCCACGTCATGATCCTTGTAATTGTCTGATGCTCTCTTGGGATCCTTGTTGGCATAGCAATACTTGCATCCGTTCAGACAGGTGTCGTACCAGCCTATGTCCCTGCTCTCGATGCAATGGCATCCCTTCCTCATGCCCTTATGAGGGATGTTACGGAACTCCACTCCATTGGCCTCTCCCATCTCGTCCAAGGTCATGCAGGCCTTCTGACTTACTCCGAAGCGGCTAAGATCGAGTTCGCACAGGCATGCCTGTATCGGGAGATCGTTCTGCTCAGCTATCCGGCCCAGGCCCTCTGCTATACGCTCTCTGTCATCCCCTCTGAATGGGATTAGCTCGGGCATGTTGAACGGGACCTTGTCGTAATACTGTACGAAGCTGAAGATGCATTTGCTGACGTATGGAGATAATTCCTTTGCCAACTGTCCGAATGTCTCCAGATGCCTCTCGATGGTGTACTTCTCTGTGAGAAGAACGGGATCGTATCTCCACACCACCCTCTTCCTCCCTACCTGTTCCGATAGACGCTTCAGCGTACGGATGCTGTCCTCTATCGAAGGTACTCCCGGCTCCACGTCCTTGCCGTAGGCGGTTATGGTGTAGAAGAAGTAGGTGTTGAAGCGGTCGGTTATCTTATGGAGATCGTCAAGGATGGGTTCATAGTTCTTGGAGCAGAACACCACGCAGTCCACCTTTTCAGGAGTTAGCTCGTAACGGTTTACCGTATCCGGGAACCTTGGGTTCCTGGACAGAACATATCCTTCCTCGAACCTCTTCAGGAGCCAAGGGGTGAAGTACTGGACGATGTCAGTCCTTCCGCCGGTGTTGATTATCATAGAATATGCCGGGGTGTCCCCCGGCTGAAATGTTTCACTGCTCGATGAGAACGAGCACGTCGCCGATCTGGATGGTCTCGACGGACTTTCCTTCCAGCATGAGGGCCTTCTCCAGCTGGAAGAACTCGGCCGGAACGGTGAGAGTCTCTCCGTCCGCCTCGATCTCCAATGCGCCGGACTCGAGCCTTGCAGCTGCATCCTTGACATCCATCGCCGCGACTGCGGACACGATCGCTTTGGCCTGTCCCTTGTATGCGGGACCGAGCTTGGCGTGCACAGGCTTCACAGCGATGACCTCCTCGGACAGCTTCGCCTCGGCCTCGACCTTGACATCCTTGGCCTTGGTGGTGTCCTTCAAGTCCTGGACTGAGCTCTCGAGGAACTTCAGGTCCTTTCCGACGAACTCCACCATCGCGAGCTCCTGGTTGAGCGGGATCTTCTTCTCTCCCTTCCATGCACGGATCTGGGCGATGACCTCGGCCAGCTTCTCTCCGTCCGCCTCGGCCTGCTCGTCGATGAAGATGGATTTGGGCCAGCAGGTCAGGTGGATTGACTTTCCGCCGTCGATCTGCCTGAGGTGCGACTGGTAGACCTCCTCCGAGATGAAGGGCATCATAGGGGCCAGGAGCTTCATGCTTCCTAGCAGGACATTGTAGATGGTGTACCTGACAGCGTCGTCGTCCCTTCCCTTGACCATCTCGATGTAGTTGTCAGCCAGCTCATGCCAGATGAAGTCCTCGAGGACCCTCATGGCCTTGTCGAACTCGTAGACCTCCATGGAGTCGGTGACCTCCTTCACGGTCTTGGAGTACTTGCTGATGATCCACCTGTCCGAGAGCCTAAGCGAATCGCACTTCTCCGGCACGTCGTGGATGAACTTGGATGCGAACTGGCCGATGTTGTAGACCTTGTTGCATATCTTGCTTCCGCGGATCACATCCTTCTCCCTGAAGGCCGTGTCCATTCCGAGGGAGCATGTGGTGACGTAGTACCTCAGAGCATCTGCTCCGTACTTCTCGAGGATCGGTATGGGGTCGATGACGTTTCCGATCGATGAGTGCATCGGGGTTCCGTCTGGAGCCATGATGAATCCGTGGATCATGATGTTCTCCCAGGGGATCGAGTTCTCGATCTGGTCTGCCCTGAGTATGGAATAGAATGCCCATGTCCTGATGATATCGTGAGACTGGGGCCTGAGGCTCATGGGGAACAGCTTCTTGTGCAGCTCCTCGTCCCTTCCCCAGAATGTGTTGTACAGGGATGATCCGGAAGAGTCCATCCATGTGTCGAACACATCGGTGCATCCGATCATCTTTCCGCCGCACTCGGGACACTTGTCCACAGGGGCATCATCCAGTGTGGGGTCGCAGTAGCACATCTCCTCTGTAGCGCATACGGCATGGCCGCACTTCTCGCACTCCCAAACGGGGATGGGCGTGGCGAACACACGCTGCCTGCTTAGGACCCAATCCCAGCTGAGGGAGTTGGTCCAGTCCTGGAGCCTGACCTTCATGAACTCGGGGAACCAGTTGATCTCGTCCGCCCTCTTGAGGACCTGCTCCTTGAAATCCGTGGTCTTCAGGAACCACTGGGGGACCTGCAGGAACTCGATGGGTGTGTGACATCTCCAACAGATGGAGACCTGCTGCGGGTTGTCCTCCTGCTTGACCATGAATCCCTGATCCTTGAGGTCCTGAATGGCGGCCTCCCTGGCCTCCAAAACAGGCATGCCGCAGTACTTGCCGGCGAGCTCGGTCATCTTGCCCTGCTCGTCGATTCCCTTCTCCATCTCGAACTTGTACTTCATGGTCCATTCGAGATCGTCCTTGTCTCCGATGGTACAGATCATGACGTTTCCGGTTCCGTAATCCATCTTGACCTTGGGGTCGGAGATGATCTTGACCTTCCTGCCGAACAGAGGCGTTACCAGCTCCTTGCCGACGAGCTTGGACTTCTCCTTGTCGTCGGGGTGCACCGCCACGGCCTTACAGGTACAGAGCAGCTCGGGCCTGGTAGTGGCGATGAGCATGTACTCGTCCTTGTTGTCGGCGAAGTAGAACTTGATGTAATTCAGCTTGTTCACGTTGTCCTTGTACTCGACCTCAGCATCCGCCAGAGCGGTCATACAGCTGGGGCACCAGTTGACAGGGAAGTTAGCCTTGTAGACGAGTCCCCTCTTGAACAGGTTGACGAAGGAAAGCTGAGTGATCCTCCTGTAGTAAGGGGCGTCCGTCTGGTAGTAGATGCTGGGGTCCATGGATTCCCCGAGCATCTCATAATCGTGAGTCATCTGCTCGATGAAGCCGTTGGCGAACTCTTCGCAAAGCCTCCTGTACTCCTGTCTAGGAGTGTCGAGCTTGTTGATTCCGTGCTTCTTCTCGACCTTGACCTCGATCGGGGTTCCGTTGACATCGAAACAGAGAGGGAAGAACACGTTGAATCCGTTCATCCTCTTGTAACGTGCTGCGAAGTCGATCATGGAGTATCCGGTCGCGTGTCCAAGATGGAGCGGTCCGGATGTGTATCTGGGAGGACAGTCGATGCTGAAGACAGGCTTGTCTGATTTGGGATCGAAACGGTAGTGCTTGTCGTCCCTCCACACATCCTGCCAATGCTTTTCAATAGAAGCTGAATCGTATGCCATGGCTAACGATTCCGCGTAACCTCTGTTCTTATATAAGCATACGCGCACGTGAGACTGAGGTCAGTTGGTGCGGGACTTGGCCCAGTCCTTCCTGGACAGTACGGATACGCAGGTCACCACTTCGCCTACGTACGGATTCTCGAAGACCCCCCTGTGGTCGAAACCGAATCCGCACTTCTCTTGGACCCTGGCGGATTGGGCGTTGTCATCAAGGGATTGACACCACACCTTCGAAACTCCCTCATCCTCGAATGCGAGACGCAGGACCTCCATGATGGCCTCGGTGGCGTAGCCGTGGTTCCAGTAGCTGCGTCCGATCCAATAGCCCAGCTCGGCGTCCTTGGGGCCTTTCCTGAGGATCTTCGGATCCTTGTCCAGACCTACGCACCCGATGGGCCTGTTCATATTGCGGAGAACGACTGCAAATACCAAAGGCTTCGCGAAAACAGTGTTGATGATCTCCCTGCTCTCCTCGATGGATTCGTGGGGCTTCCACCCTGCCAACTCGCCTATCGAGGGGTCCCTTGCCATCTCATAAAGGGCCTCTGCGTCGGTGACGACCCAAGGCCTCAGGATCAGACGGGGGGTGCTGAGCTGCATGACACCATCCAGTGTGACAGATGATATATCGTTTTGGTTCAGAAATAGGGGTTGCCCCCTTGCGGGGGCTGAATAGTTTTACTTCCTTCTGTTGCGGAAGGATACCTTTGATTCCTTCATGTCGACCACTGCTGCTTCCAGCTTCTTGATCAGGTCCGACATGGTCTTGGTGAGGTCGTATCCCACTTCCTTCATCATGATACCAGTGCCGTTCACGTAGAGCCTGGCGGTGATGCTGTACTTGGGGTTGCCTCCTACCTCGTTGTACCTCGAGACGTGGATGTTGAGGGACTCCGGCTTGTATATCTTGGAGACCTTCGAGATCATGGCCTCGATGTCCTTGTAGATGGCGTCAGTGTAATCCTTCTCGTCATCCTCCAGACCGCTGATCTGCACGAAGAGCATGTCCCTCTCCCTGCATGCGGAGATCAACTCTAGCACATCGTACTCGGTGATCACACCGACCAGTGCATTGCTCTCGACAACGGGCAGGGTGGAGAATCCGTTCTCCACCATTATCGAAACGGCCTCGGCCACGTCCGAATCCCACTCGATGGTCTTCGCACTGGTGGTCGCTATGGACTCAACGGTGATCTGCGATCTTGAGCTCTTCGCCAGGTCCCCGATGGTCTTGTTGTCCTTCTTCCAGTTGTTGTCGATGATCTCCTTCATTCCGACGACTCCGACCACACGGTCGGTCTCATCGATGACTGGCAGCGTTCTGATGTCCTCGTTGATCATCATGTCGAGCGCATCGTCCATGAGGTCATGGACCTTGACGGCCTCGACCGGGTTGGTCATGATCTCCCAGACCTTGATCTCCTTCAGGGCCTTGATGTCCCTGACGATATCGATGATCTTGTTCCTCTGAACCACTCCGATGATCTTCTTCCCGTTCATTATCGGGATCTGTCTGCAGTTGTTGCTTATGAACATCTCCGCGAGCTTGGTTATCTCGAGCTCTACGGTTGCAGTCTGGATGTTGCGTATCAGGTTCTTGACCTTTGCATCCAAAGACACGCTCTTCTTCCTGAGGATCGAGGAATATGTCACTACGCCGAGATAGGTTCCGTTGTCAACTACCGGGAGGTCCTGGTACTTGGTTTCCTTCATCACGGACAGTGCGTTCGCGATGGAGGAGTTAGAATCGATGGTCGGGAATTCTGTGGACATAATCTTCTCGACGGAAATGCCGTCGATCTGCGATCTCAACATGGATAGCTTCTTCAGATCTTCTAGGTCCTTTACACCCATATTTACACCTCGTATATTGAATCGTATTAACGATAATATAAAGGGTGGTGAAAGAAGGTCGATGCTGATCGTACGATAGACGAAAATGTAGATAAATCAACAAAAAAGGGGGTTTTGATCCACCAGGATCTATCGATCTCGGTGAATCATTAAATATCAGAGCTGGTCGAAGGACTTCCCTGCCAGCAGTTCGTCGACGATCCTCGGGGCGTCCGCGATCTTGATGCGTTTCTGCTCCGTGGTGTCCCTGTCCCTTATGGTGACGGTATTGTCCTGCAACGAGTCGTAGTCGACGGTTATGCACCAGGGCGTTCCGACCTCGTCCATGCGGGCGTATCTCCTTCCGATGGTTCCCGATCCGTCATAGTATGCCTCGACCCTGCTGCTGTGGATGCTCTCGTAGATCTGCTTCGCAACGGTGTCCAGACCGTCCTTCTCCATGAGGGGGAAGACTCCGACCTTGATCGGTGCGACCGCAGGGGCCAGCTTCAGGACGACGTAGTCCTCTTTCTCGTCGTAGGTGTACGCGTGCTCCAGGACGGAGTAGAATATCCTGTCGAGCCCGTGGGACGGCTCAATGACGTGCGGGATGACCCTGTCGCCAGTGACCTTCTCGACCCTCTTGACGACTTCGAAGTACTCGCTCGTGAGCTCGATGTCCTCGCCGTCCACCGTGACCTTCAGCTTACCGTCCTGGATGGCAGAGGGCGGGAGTGCGCTGATGGCCTCGGAGATTGCCTTGGCCTTGCCTTTGAACGTGGGGCCCAGGAGCTTGCTGTTGGGGTTGATCTTCTCGACCTCCATCTCCTTGGGCTCGTCGTACTTCTTGAAATGCGAAAGGTCCTGTCCGGAGAACTGGGCATGCCTGGAGAGATCCCAGTTGCCCCTGTCGGCGATACCGACGATCTCGGTCCAACCGTAGGAGAGAAGGACCTCTGCATCCCAGCAGTCGGCCGCATAGTGGGCCATCTCGTCCTTCTCGTGCTCCCTGAACCTGAGCCTCTTCTCATCGATTCCCAGGGACAGCAAGAGCTGCTTTGTCGTGTACACGAAGTAAGCGAGAACACGGTTGGCGATCACGCCCTTCTCCACGGCATCCTTGACGGACATCGTCGTAAGCTTCAGCGTGGTGTTGGGGATGAGGTCCAGCATCCCGTTCTCTATCTCGGGGAATCTGGTCCAGTCCTTGTCCTCAGGGTCGACGAAAAGCTCGACCTCCATCTGGTTGAACTCCCTCATACGGATCATACCCTGCCTGGGTGCGATCTCGTTCCTGTAGCTCCTACCGGTCTGGATGACTCCCATGGGGAGCTTCTCCCTGTTGTAGCGGTACAGGTTGGAGTAGTTGACGAATATACCCTGGGCCGTCTCCGGCCTCATGTATCCGACACGGGCGTTCCCGGGTCCGATGTTCGTCCTGAACATCAGGTTGAACTCCTCGACGGGTCCGAGCTCTCCTCCGCAGGCGGGGCACTTGATCTTGTGCTCCACGAACGCCTCCTCCAGCTGTTTGGGGGTGAGGATGTCGGGATTGTCGTAGAAATCCTTGACCATCTGATCGGCCCTATAGGGGGCCTGACATTTCTGACAGTATGTGATCAGATCAGCGAAATTGTCCAGGTGACCGGAGGCCTTGAAGACCTCCCTGGGGTTGACGGTCTCGGAATCGATCTCGACGAAACCTTCCCTTCCCTTGTATATGGACCTCCACATCTCCACGATGTTGTTCTTCAGGGCGCAGCCCAACGGGCCGTAGTCATACATACCGGCGACTCCGCCATACATCTCGAACGAGGGCCAGATGAATCCCCTGCGCTTGCATACCGACATCAGATCGTTGCTGCTGTTGTCTGCCAAGGGAATCACTTCAGAAGGGCTTTGAGTACATCGACGTCGTAGATCATTCCCTCGAGCTCGTCCTTGGTTCCGTGAACCGGTACCTGTCCGAAGTCGTGGTTGAGCATGACTGTCGCCACCTCTGAGAGAGTGGTCTTCTTGAATATCGTCAGAGGATCGGAGACCATGAAGTCCTTGACCAGCTTGCCCTCCAGGAGGTTGGAGTCCGTGGCCGCATAGAACAGCGGCAGGACGTTCCTGTAGCCTGCGAGGTTGTCCTCATCTGTGATTCCGAGTGCCTTGAGGGCCTCGTCATCCTTGATCTGGTCATCGAAGAGGTCACGGTCCGTGATGATTCCGACCAATACGCCGTGAGCATCGAGCACAGGAAGTGCGGTGACGTCGCTGACCCTCATTGCGGGGATCGTGTATGTCAGAGGCTCCTCTTCGTAAGCTGTGACGCAGGTGGTGTTCATGACATCCTCTGCCGTGAGAGTGGTCTTCATGCCGCTGATGATCTTCAGGAGGTCGGTGGGTGTGATGATTCCGACCAATTTTCCGTCCTCGACGACGGGGAGCCTGTGGAACCTTCTCTCGTAGAATATCCTGGCTGCCTCCTCGATGCTGGTGTCGGGAGTGATCGTGGTGATCTCCTTCTTCATGATGAGCGAGAGCTGGTCCTCCTCGAACTTGCGGAAGATGTCCCTCCTGGAGACAATTCCCATGAGCTGTCCGTCCGACTCGCGGACGACCGGAAGACCGGTCAGCTTGTTCCTCACCATCATGTTGATGGCATCGCTGCGTGTTCCGGGTACCTCGACCACGATGGGTGCGGGCACCATGATGTCTGCTACCGTTTTACTCATTCAGTTAGCCTCCGGGGCTCTTACGACCATGACGGGGCATGATGCGGCTCTAACGACCCTCTCTGCCACGCTTCCCATGAGGAGCTTTGACATTCCGGTCCTTCCCAGAGTTCCCATCACGATTACGTCGTAGTTCGGAGATTCCTCGAGGATCACTTTGACAGGGGTTCCTTCCTTGACGGCCACTGTGACGGGGACGCCTGCTTCCTTCGCCTCATTGAGCACGAAGTCCACTGCCTCCTGTCCTTCCTTCTCCAGCGTCTTGTAGACGTTCATGACCGCTGTGTCCATCGGCATGTTCGTAAGGACTGTCTGGTCCAGAACATACAATGCTGTAATCTCTCCTCCTGTCAACTTGGCCAGCTCAACAGCCTGTTTGATCGCTGGCTTTGTGTATTCGCTTCCATCTGTGGGTACCAGGATCTTGCCGAATGCCATCTCAATCCACTCCTCTCTTGGTTATCGCACGGAACGCTCTTTCAGGTCCTCCCTCGGACATTCCGTTTTCCCAACTGGGAATGACGGTAAGATAGCTGTTCTGTGCTCCTTCCTCCATTTGTTTCGTGCGATATAATAACTTGCCCCCGAAGTTGGAAAGGGCCTTCCAAGCTTCGTTGGGATCGTACCCCTGGATGGTGAGGATCTTAGACAGTTTCGATGCCTCCGAGACGAGATCGGGTTCGCAGAGCATCCCGTTGTCCGTTCCGAGCCCTATGTCAACTCCGTTATCGATCATCCTTCCCACCGGGGATTGCTTCCCGAAGTACCCGTTCGATGTTGGACACACAGCTATGGGCACCTCCGCCTCAGCGCATTTGGCCAGATCGCCATCGGTCGCCTCGCACATATGGACGACGAACGCGGGATCCAATGACAGGATCGAATCGATGTCTTCCCTGACCCTTTCGCTCGCATGGATCGAGAATATCTTCCTATCCCTGCGGACATCGTCCGCGACCGATTCGATGTAGGACATCGGCATGTCGGAGATGCTGGGAAGACCTATTCCGTCTGCGACCTCCAGTATATCGTGGATCTCCTGCGGATCGTATTCCTTCGATACCGGTCTGCCGAGGATTACTGCGTCTTTGCTGCATGCGCGCAGCATCCTGCATCCCTCTACGCCTCCTTCCCTGAAATCTATGAACGAGGCGGAACCGTATGATGCCGACGCTACGTCGAATCTGGAGATGTTGTCCTTCAGACCGTCATCGGTCAGTTCGGCCAGATATCTGTGCTTCAGACCGTTCGGGGGAGCCACCAGTTCCTCGAGAGTCATCCCGGGCTTCACATCGAGGCCGTAATCACCGCAATGGGTGTGCACGTTGACCATGTCCTTGATGAACAATGCTTTGAAATCGCATCTGTCGGGAATGGTGTGCTCAACCTTCGCCACACCTGATTCGCATATCACGGTGCACGGCTCGAACGTTCCGTGCTCCAGGATGAAACCTCCTGCGATGAAATCGGAAACGTTCCTGTCGATGCGCATGAAGGGTCATCGCATAATTGGGATAAAATGTGAACGACTCATGCCCAGTAGGGCTTCTTGACGAACTTGTAGGCCATCATCATTGCAGTGGTGGCCTCTCCGCAAGCGGTCGTTATCTGCTTGTACTTGCCCTCGTAGGAAACTACATCGCCGCAAGCGAATACGCCAGGGCGGTTTGTGGACATGTCGAAGCCGACCTTGACCAGACCGTCCTCCGTAAGCTCGATTCCCCATTTCTTGAGGTCGTCGAGGTCCGCAGATATTCCGATATTGATGACGACCATGTCCGTGGGGATAGTCATCTGCTTGCCCTCTTGGTCGAGGGTCACCGACTCGACGGAATCCTTTCCGTTGATGGACACGAGGTTCGCACTCATGATCGTCTTGACGTCGCTGCGAGTGAGCTCCTTCACGGTGGACTCGTCCGCCCTGAACTCCGCCCTGCGGTGCACGAGCGTGGTCTCCGCGACGCTGTTTGCGATGAGGGCCATGTCGATGGCGCTGTTTCCGCCTCCGAACATGGTGATCTTCTTCCCGACCAGCTCTTCTTTGGCCGGCAGAATGTAGGTCACTCCCTTTCCGAAGAGCTCATCCTCTCCCGGACATCCCATCTTCTTGGGCTTGAAGCTTCCCATTCCGATGGCGATAATCACGGATTTGGCGTGATACTCTCCCTTGGCAGTGACTACGATGAGCTCTTCCTCTCCGTTGTTGATCTCCTCGACCTTCTCGTTCTCCCTGATGTCGCAGCCCATCGATTCGGCCTGTGCATACAGCTTATCGGAGAGCTTCCTGGCCTGGATAGTCTCGAAACC
The nucleotide sequence above comes from Methanomassiliicoccales archaeon LGM-RCC1. Encoded proteins:
- a CDS encoding endonuclease III, with product MNSEEAVKAIDTILDHFELKDFEGIGYEGSTPYQILISTILSQQTTERNSRLASQKLFAVCPGPQEVYDASPERIEELVFSSGYYRQKTRCIKAVTKAIVEEFDGDVPDNAEDLMSLPGVGKKTAACVMRYAYNKPSVIVDTHINRVSQRLGISDSKKPEDTQKAIMETVPQDRWDDLDIAFIVLGRTCCRPKNPDCGNCPVSDLCENC
- a CDS encoding DUF1848 domain-containing protein, producing MIINTGGRTDIVQYFTPWLLKRFEEGYVLSRNPRFPDTVNRYELTPEKVDCVVFCSKNYEPILDDLHKITDRFNTYFFYTITAYGKDVEPGVPSIEDSIRTLKRLSEQVGRKRVVWRYDPVLLTEKYTIERHLETFGQLAKELSPYVSKCIFSFVQYYDKVPFNMPELIPFRGDDRERIAEGLGRIAEQNDLPIQACLCELDLSRFGVSQKACMTLDEMGEANGVEFRNIPHKGMRKGCHCIESRDIGWYDTCLNGCKYCYANKDPKRASDNYKDHDVDSPLLLGHLKESDKVQDGNQDSFLKKRPNLISLDDF
- a CDS encoding valine--tRNA ligase — its product is MAYDSASIEKHWQDVWRDDKHYRFDPKSDKPVFSIDCPPRYTSGPLHLGHATGYSMIDFAARYKRMNGFNVFFPLCFDVNGTPIEVKVEKKHGINKLDTPRQEYRRLCEEFANGFIEQMTHDYEMLGESMDPSIYYQTDAPYYRRITQLSFVNLFKRGLVYKANFPVNWCPSCMTALADAEVEYKDNVNKLNYIKFYFADNKDEYMLIATTRPELLCTCKAVAVHPDDKEKSKLVGKELVTPLFGRKVKIISDPKVKMDYGTGNVMICTIGDKDDLEWTMKYKFEMEKGIDEQGKMTELAGKYCGMPVLEAREAAIQDLKDQGFMVKQEDNPQQVSICWRCHTPIEFLQVPQWFLKTTDFKEQVLKRADEINWFPEFMKVRLQDWTNSLSWDWVLSRQRVFATPIPVWECEKCGHAVCATEEMCYCDPTLDDAPVDKCPECGGKMIGCTDVFDTWMDSSGSSLYNTFWGRDEELHKKLFPMSLRPQSHDIIRTWAFYSILRADQIENSIPWENIMIHGFIMAPDGTPMHSSIGNVIDPIPILEKYGADALRYYVTTCSLGMDTAFREKDVIRGSKICNKVYNIGQFASKFIHDVPEKCDSLRLSDRWIISKYSKTVKEVTDSMEVYEFDKAMRVLEDFIWHELADNYIEMVKGRDDDAVRYTIYNVLLGSMKLLAPMMPFISEEVYQSHLRQIDGGKSIHLTCWPKSIFIDEQAEADGEKLAEVIAQIRAWKGEKKIPLNQELAMVEFVGKDLKFLESSVQDLKDTTKAKDVKVEAEAKLSEEVIAVKPVHAKLGPAYKGQAKAIVSAVAAMDVKDAAARLESGALEIEADGETLTVPAEFFQLEKALMLEGKSVETIQIGDVLVLIEQ
- a CDS encoding GNAT family N-acetyltransferase, with amino-acid sequence MQLSTPRLILRPWVVTDAEALYEMARDPSIGELAGWKPHESIEESREIINTVFAKPLVFAVVLRNMNRPIGCVGLDKDPKILRKGPKDAELGYWIGRSYWNHGYATEAIMEVLRLAFEDEGVSKVWCQSLDDNAQSARVQEKCGFGFDHRGVFENPYVGEVVTCVSVLSRKDWAKSRTN
- a CDS encoding CBS domain-containing protein, translating into MGVKDLEDLKKLSMLRSQIDGISVEKIMSTEFPTIDSNSSIANALSVMKETKYQDLPVVDNGTYLGVVTYSSILRKKSVSLDAKVKNLIRNIQTATVELEITKLAEMFISNNCRQIPIMNGKKIIGVVQRNKIIDIVRDIKALKEIKVWEIMTNPVEAVKVHDLMDDALDMMINEDIRTLPVIDETDRVVGVVGMKEIIDNNWKKDNKTIGDLAKSSRSQITVESIATTSAKTIEWDSDVAEAVSIMVENGFSTLPVVESNALVGVITEYDVLELISACRERDMLFVQISGLEDDEKDYTDAIYKDIEAMISKVSKIYKPESLNIHVSRYNEVGGNPKYSITARLYVNGTGIMMKEVGYDLTKTMSDLIKKLEAAVVDMKESKVSFRNRRK
- the glyS gene encoding glycine--tRNA ligase, with the protein product MADNSSNDLMSVCKRRGFIWPSFEMYGGVAGMYDYGPLGCALKNNIVEMWRSIYKGREGFVEIDSETVNPREVFKASGHLDNFADLITYCQKCQAPYRADQMVKDFYDNPDILTPKQLEEAFVEHKIKCPACGGELGPVEEFNLMFRTNIGPGNARVGYMRPETAQGIFVNYSNLYRYNREKLPMGVIQTGRSYRNEIAPRQGMIRMREFNQMEVELFVDPEDKDWTRFPEIENGMLDLIPNTTLKLTTMSVKDAVEKGVIANRVLAYFVYTTKQLLLSLGIDEKRLRFREHEKDEMAHYAADCWDAEVLLSYGWTEIVGIADRGNWDLSRHAQFSGQDLSHFKKYDEPKEMEVEKINPNSKLLGPTFKGKAKAISEAISALPPSAIQDGKLKVTVDGEDIELTSEYFEVVKRVEKVTGDRVIPHVIEPSHGLDRIFYSVLEHAYTYDEKEDYVVLKLAPAVAPIKVGVFPLMEKDGLDTVAKQIYESIHSSRVEAYYDGSGTIGRRYARMDEVGTPWCITVDYDSLQDNTVTIRDRDTTEQKRIKIADAPRIVDELLAGKSFDQL
- a CDS encoding CBS domain-containing protein; the encoded protein is MSKTVADIMVPAPIVVEVPGTRSDAINMMVRNKLTGLPVVRESDGQLMGIVSRRDIFRKFEEDQLSLIMKKEITTITPDTSIEEAARIFYERRFHRLPVVEDGKLVGIITPTDLLKIISGMKTTLTAEDVMNTTCVTAYEEEPLTYTIPAMRVSDVTALPVLDAHGVLVGIITDRDLFDDQIKDDEALKALGITDEDNLAGYRNVLPLFYAATDSNLLEGKLVKDFMVSDPLTIFKKTTLSEVATVMLNHDFGQVPVHGTKDELEGMIYDVDVLKALLK
- a CDS encoding universal stress protein, producing MAFGKILVPTDGSEYTKPAIKQAVELAKLTGGEITALYVLDQTVLTNMPMDTAVMNVYKTLEKEGQEAVDFVLNEAKEAGVPVTVAVKEGTPVKVILEESPNYDVIVMGTLGRTGMSKLLMGSVAERVVRAASCPVMVVRAPEAN
- a CDS encoding deaminase — encoded protein: MRIDRNVSDFIAGGFILEHGTFEPCTVICESGVAKVEHTIPDRCDFKALFIKDMVNVHTHCGDYGLDVKPGMTLEELVAPPNGLKHRYLAELTDDGLKDNISRFDVASASYGSASFIDFREGGVEGCRMLRACSKDAVILGRPVSKEYDPQEIHDILEVADGIGLPSISDMPMSYIESVADDVRRDRKIFSIHASERVREDIDSILSLDPAFVVHMCEATDGDLAKCAEAEVPIAVCPTSNGYFGKQSPVGRMIDNGVDIGLGTDNGMLCEPDLVSEASKLSKILTIQGYDPNEAWKALSNFGGKLLYRTKQMEEGAQNSYLTVIPSWENGMSEGGPERAFRAITKRGVD
- a CDS encoding NAD(P)/FAD-dependent oxidoreductase, whose product is MSYDVVIIGAGPAGLTAGIYARSKGMETLLLDSGRVGGQLVSLYPEKGIHNYPGFETIQARKLSDKLYAQAESMGCDIRENEKVEEINNGEEELIVVTAKGEYHAKSVIIAIGMGSFKPKKMGCPGEDELFGKGVTYILPAKEELVGKKITMFGGGNSAIDMALIANSVAETTLVHRRAEFRADESTVKELTRSDVKTIMSANLVSINGKDSVESVTLDQEGKQMTIPTDMVVINIGISADLDDLKKWGIELTEDGLVKVGFDMSTNRPGVFACGDVVSYEGKYKQITTACGEATTAMMMAYKFVKKPYWA